From one Lycium barbarum isolate Lr01 chromosome 6, ASM1917538v2, whole genome shotgun sequence genomic stretch:
- the LOC132600726 gene encoding agmatine hydroxycinnamoyltransferase 1-like, producing MNVKIESSRIIKPLYEGTSPSTTTHIPFNVFDNVTFDALMALIYAYRPPTPPTFTIETGLRKTLAVYREWAGRIGEDEEGNRGIFLNDEGVRFIEASMDATLDEVLPLKPSPSMLSLHPSLKDVVELIQVQVTRFTCGSVVVGFTGHHMIADGHAASNFFVSWGQACRGVEITPLPLNDRTIFRPRDPPLIEYNHVGAEFVSNLVNKEESLVNVNKTIIVHKVHFTLEFLGKLKANASFMNGKARAYSTFESLIAHLWRVITKSRGLDLLQTTQIRISVDGRRRVIPRVPDEFFGNLVLWAFPTSKVKELLDEPLHYATKIIHDAITKVDDKYFKSFIDFANHKVTQDLIPSADMKKDSLCPNLEVDSWLRFPFYDLDFGTGCPFVFMPSYYPTEGMMFLVPSFIGDGSIDAFIPLYQDNLANFKKICYSLDLKAK from the coding sequence ATGAATGTGAAAATTGAGAGTTCAAGAATCATCAAGCCATTGTATGAAGGAACTTCACCTTCAACCACAACTCACATTCCTTTTAATGTGTTTGATAATGTCACATTTGATGCTCTAATGGCTTTGATTTATGCCTATAGGCCACCTACCCCTCCAACTTTCACTATTGAAACGGGACTTCGAAAAACCTTAGCGGTTTATAGGGAGTGGGCTGGGCGAATAGGTGAAGATGAGGAGGGGAACCGCGGGATTTTTCTCAATGATGAGGGTGTTCGATTCATCGAGGCATCTATGGACGCCACGTTGGACGAAGTGTTGCCCTTAAAGCCTTCCCCTTCTATGCTCTCCTTACATCCTAGCTTAAAGGATGTAGTGGAGTTGATCCAAGTTCAAGTCACGAGGTTCACGTGTGGCTCCGTGGTGGTTGGTTTCACAGGCCACCACATGATAGCTGATGGCCACGCGGCAAGCAACTTCTTCGTCTCGTGGGGCCAAGCTTGCCGCGGGGTCGAAATTACTCCGCTCCCATTGAATGACCGCACTATATTCCGCCCACGGGACCCTCCTCTCATCGAGTACAACCATGTGGGGGCCGAGTTTGTGTCCAATTTAGTAAACAAGGAGGAGTCGTTGGTCAACGTCAACAAAACCATAATCGTGCACAAAGTCCATTTCACACTTGAGTTCCTAGGGAAACTCAAGGCGAACGCCTCTTTCATGAATGGAAAAGCGAGGGCTTATAGCACGTTCGAAAGTCTAATAGCCCATTTATGGAGGGTCATTACAAAATCGCGCGGACTAGACTTGTTACAAACTACCCAAATAAGAATCTCGGTTGATGGACGTAGAAGAGTTATACCTCGAGTGCCTGATGAATTTTTTGGTAACTTAGTCCTTTGGGCATTTCCAACATCAAAAGTGAAAGAATTACTAGATGAGCCACTTCACTATGCAACAAAGATTATTCATGATGCTATTACCAAAGTTGATGACAAATATTTCAAGTCATTTATTGACTTTGCAAATCACAAAGTCACACAAGATTTAATCCCAAGCGCAGACATGAAGAAGGATTCACTTTGTCCTAATTTGGAAGTTGATAGTTGGTTGAGGTTTCCATTTTATGACTTGGATTTTGGTACTGGTTGCCCTTTTGTGTTCATGCCTTCTTATTATCCAACCGAGGGGATGATGTTTCTCGTGCCGTCATTTATTGGAGATGGAAGCATTGATGCTTTTATTCCTCTATATCAAGATAACTTggcaaatttcaagaaaatttgcTACTCTCTTGATTTGAAAGCAAAATGA
- the LOC132600727 gene encoding agmatine hydroxycinnamoyltransferase 1-like, whose product MNVKIESSRIIKPLYEGTSPSTTTHIPFNIFDNVTFDALMALIYAYRPPTPPTSTIERGLRKTLAVYREWAGRIGEDEEGNRGVFLNDEGVRFIEASMNATLDEVLPLKPSPSMLSLHPSLKDVVELIQVQVTRFTCGSVVVGFTGHHMIADGHAASNFFVSWGQACRGVEITPLPLNDRTIFRPRDPPLIEYNHVGAEFVSNLVNKEESFVNVNKTIIVHKVHFTLEFLGKLKANASFMNGKARAYSTFESLIAHLWRVITKSRGLDALQTTQIRISVDGRRRVIPRVPDEFFGNLVLWAFPTSKVKELLDEPVHYATKIIHDAITKVDDKYFKSFIDFAHHEVTQDLIPSADMKKDSLCPNLEVDSWLRFPFYDLDFGAGCPFVFMPSYYPTEGMMFLVPSFIGDGSIDAFIPLYQDNLANFKKICYSLDLKAK is encoded by the coding sequence ATGAATGTGAAAATTGAGAGTTCAAGAATCATCAAGCCATTGTATGAAGGAACTTCACCTTCAACCACAACTCACATTCCTTTCAATATCTTTGATAATGTCACATTTGATGCTCTAATGGCTTTGATTTATGCCTATAGGCCACCTACCCCTCCAACTTCCACCATTGAAAGGGGACTTCGAAAAACCTTAGCGGTTTATAGGGAGTGGGCCGGGCGAATAGGTGAAGATGAGGAGGGGAACCGCGGGGTTTTTCTCAATGACGAGGGTGTTCGATTCATCGAGGCATCTATGAACGCCACGTTGGACGAAGTGTTGCCCTTAAAACCTTCCCCTTCTATGCTCTCCTTACATCCTAGCTTAAAGGATGTAGTGGAGTTGATCCAAGTTCAAGTCACGAGGTTCACGTGTGGCTCCGTGGTGGTTGGTTTCACCGGCCACCACATGATAGCTGATGGCCACGCGGCAAGCAACTTCTTCGTCTCGTGGGGCCAAGCTTGCCGCGGGGTCGAAATTACTCCCCTCCCATTGAATGACCGTACTATATTCCGCCCACGGGACCCTCCACTCATCGAGTACAACCATGTGGGGGCAGAGTTTGTGTCCAATTTAGTAAACAAGGAGGAGTCGTTTGTCAACGTCAACAAAACCATAATCGTGCACAAAGTCCATTTCACACTTGAGTTCCTAGGGAAACTCAAGGCGAACGCCTCTTTCATGAATGGAAAAGCGAGGGCTTATAGCACGTTCGAAAGTCTAATAGCCCATTTATGGAGGGTCATTACAAAATCGCGCGGACTAGACGCGTTACAAACTACCCAAATAAGAATCTCGGTTGATGGACGTAGAAGAGTTATACCTCGAGTGCCTGATGAATTTTTTGGTAACTTAGTCCTTTGGGCATTTCCAACATCAAAAGTGAAAGAATTACTAGATGAGCCAGTTCACTATGCAACAAAGATAATTCATGATGCAATTACCAAAGTTGATGACAAATATTTCAAGTCATTTATTGATTTTGCACATCACGAAGTTACACAAGATTTAATCCCAAGTGCAGACATGAAGAAGGATTCACTTTGTCCTAATTTGGAAGTTGATAGTTGGTTGAGGTTTCCATTTTATGACTTGGATTTTGGTGCTGGTTGCCCTTTTGTGTTCATGCCTTCTTATTATCCAACAGAGGGGATGATGTTTCTCGTGCCGTCATTTATTGGAGATGGAAGCATTGATGCTTTTATTCCTCTATATCAAGATAACTTggcaaatttcaagaaaatttgcTACTCTCTTGATTTGAAAGCAAAATGA